The genome window GAGCTTGCTTGGGCGCGGTTTGGGGAGCGGCCTTGGGGGCCGCCTTGGATGCGGTTTTGGCTTTGCCGGAAGTTTTCTTGGTAGCCATGCGTCAGCTCCTCTACTCGGCGGTGGCCTGGTCTGCGTTGAGCGCGGCGAGCACTATGGCGCGGATGTCCAGGCAAACGGGACAGTTGCTGATGCAGCGGCCGCAGCCGTTGCAGGAGAACGCCCCCCAGTTTTCAGGATAGGTGGAGAACTTGTGCGACACGCGGTTGCGCATGCGGAAAGCCTTGAGCATGCGCGGGTTGTGGCCGCTGGCCTCGCGGGTGAACAACGAGGACATGCAGTTGTCCCAGCTGCGCAGGCGGCGTCCGCCTTTTTCGCTCAGGCCCTCGCCTTCGTCCGTGATGCTGAAGCAGTAACAGGTGGGGCAGAAGTAGGTGCAGGCCCCGCAGGACAGGCAGCGGTCGGTCCAGCTCTGCCAGAACTCCGTGTCGGTGAACAGGGCCGCCAGTTTTTCCGGCGCGCCCTTGATGTTCGGCGCGGGTTCCAGCGTGGCCCAGGCGGCCTTGCGCGCCGCTTCGGCCAGGGGGAACTGTTCCGCGCCGTCGGGCAGGCTGGAGGCCGCCAGCAGTTCCTCGCCCTTGGGCGTCACGGCCTGGAGCACGTAGCCGCCTTCCACTTCGGTCATCAGCACGTCCGACCCCTCGGGGGAAGAGGGGCCGCCGCCCACCCAGTGGCAGAAACAGGTGTTGCAGCCGCTGGGGCAGGTGATGGTGACCACCGTGAGCGCCTCGCGCCGGGCTTTGTAATAGGGGTCGGCAAAGGGGCCTTCCAGATAGGGCCGGTCCAGCACGGAAAAGCCGCGCGCGTCGCAGGGGCGGCAGGCAAAGACCACCGTGGGCTGGACCTCAATGCCGTCGTCCAGGCTCATGGTCACGCGCTCGGGATTTTCCGGGTCCTTGCTCTTTTTATAGCGCACCAGGGTTTCACACTGGGGCAGCACCGCGGCCTTGGGCGGCACGGTGGCTTTTTCCAGGGTGAAGGGCATGCCCTGGCTCCACGGCTCGAAGACCACGGAGCGCTTGTTGGCCGGTTTTTCCACCGGTACAAGCACGCGCCGGCCGTTTTGCGAGAGGAAGGCCAGAAGGCCGGGCAGGCCGTCGGATGTGACAAAGCGGGTCATGCTCATTTCCAGTCCCTCTCATGGATGTTCTTTTCTTCCAGTTCATAGCCCAGCAGCGGCGGCACGGCGGCCGGGTCAAGACCGGCCTTGTAGTCGTCAAAGAGCTGCCCCACGGCGCGGGCGATCTGCTGGCGCATGGCCAGAATCGGAATGCCCACCGGGCAGGCCCGCTGGCATTCGCCGCAGCCCGTGCAGCGCCCGGCCAGATGCAGGGCGTGAATGGTCTGGAAAAAGAGTTTCTCGCGCGTGCTGTCCTCCTGGCTCATCCAGTGCGGGTCGCGGCTGTCGGAGACGCAGAAGTCGCGGCAGACGCACATGGGACAGGCGTTGCGGCAGGCGTAGCAGCGCAGGCAGCGCTCCATCTGGCCGCGCCAGAAGGCCATGCGCTCCTCAAGGCTCATGGAATCCAGCAGGGCCAACTCCGGCGGAGTGTAGGCGCCGGGTTCCACCTTGACCGGCTCGCCCGCGCGGGTGTCGGCCAGCACGGCCATGGGCGTGGTGCAGCCGTAGCATTTGCCCTGAGCGCAGTCGGTCATGCAGAAGCGGTGTTCCTTGCCGTCGGCCGTGATGGTCACCCCGGCCTCGTCATAGGTCACGCTGTCGATTTTGCTGTAGCGGCCGAGCTCCTGATTGACCCGGGCCATGTCCAGCGTGCCTTCGCAGGGCAGAGCGAAGATGGTCACGTCCTCGCGTTTGATCAGGTCTTCCTGCAGCAGCTCCACCACCGAGCGCGAATCGCAGCCTTTGACCACGATGCCCACCTTCTTGCCCTTGAAGGAGGGCAGATAGACGGCGGGATTGTTGACGTTGAACGGACCCCAGACCAGTTTGTCCACGTCTTCCGGGGTCTTCATGAACAGGGGCACGGTGTGCGCGCCGTCATAGCCCTGCTGCCAGCCGATGACGCAGTCCAGTTCCGGCAGTTTGGCCTTGATGGCTTCCTTGAGCTGGTCCAGGGCGGCATTCTGGCCGGTGCCCAGGGGACGCAGGGAGGTCAGGGCCATGTCCGCGATTTTCAGCAGGGGCTCGGCGTCCTCCAGGCGGGGCGCGGGGCCCAGCTTGTGGATGCGGTCGGTGAAGACCGTGACCACCTGCTGCCAGCGCTGGC of Desulfovibrio porci contains these proteins:
- a CDS encoding 4Fe-4S dicluster domain-containing protein, with the translated sequence MSMTRFVTSDGLPGLLAFLSQNGRRVLVPVEKPANKRSVVFEPWSQGMPFTLEKATVPPKAAVLPQCETLVRYKKSKDPENPERVTMSLDDGIEVQPTVVFACRPCDARGFSVLDRPYLEGPFADPYYKARREALTVVTITCPSGCNTCFCHWVGGGPSSPEGSDVLMTEVEGGYVLQAVTPKGEELLAASSLPDGAEQFPLAEAARKAAWATLEPAPNIKGAPEKLAALFTDTEFWQSWTDRCLSCGACTYFCPTCYCFSITDEGEGLSEKGGRRLRSWDNCMSSLFTREASGHNPRMLKAFRMRNRVSHKFSTYPENWGAFSCNGCGRCISNCPVCLDIRAIVLAALNADQATAE
- a CDS encoding hydrogenase iron-sulfur subunit → MPVLKGKELRIVGFLCNWCSYGGADTAGVARAGQPTDLRIIRVPCSGRIDPLFIVKALLNGADGVLVSGCHPRDCHYAAGNFYARRRLEVLKQFLPVLGIDDRRFEYTWVSASEGQRWQQVVTVFTDRIHKLGPAPRLEDAEPLLKIADMALTSLRPLGTGQNAALDQLKEAIKAKLPELDCVIGWQQGYDGAHTVPLFMKTPEDVDKLVWGPFNVNNPAVYLPSFKGKKVGIVVKGCDSRSVVELLQEDLIKREDVTIFALPCEGTLDMARVNQELGRYSKIDSVTYDEAGVTITADGKEHRFCMTDCAQGKCYGCTTPMAVLADTRAGEPVKVEPGAYTPPELALLDSMSLEERMAFWRGQMERCLRCYACRNACPMCVCRDFCVSDSRDPHWMSQEDSTREKLFFQTIHALHLAGRCTGCGECQRACPVGIPILAMRQQIARAVGQLFDDYKAGLDPAAVPPLLGYELEEKNIHERDWK